In Pseudomonas poae, a single genomic region encodes these proteins:
- a CDS encoding general secretion pathway protein GspL: MNRLLSKPLAQLEPLAERWRGSVLQQGWRLWLKELRGCLPGWLRQSEQPEQVYHWPLTEPVMVVPDNVRQVLELPPSAVLVQSLQLPLAAARNLTTVVGYELDRFTPFDADQLYFVARQERRTPTHLKVTLVAILRERLDQILLDCIALGLQPHQVDVQGLGIDLLPAPLRPRQRTAGKGLQRSLPWLCGALLIAAMLLWLNDRQRVLDVMHARVQQQKAEVTEVQRLRQQLLNTRGAAQYLIRRKTAQPPLAALLNELTRCLPADTWIDQLEITDGADVSFSGQSAKASALITRIKACHSLENAQFEGVIQPDAQTGKDQFSLRAHLHQEAADAPTTDTP; this comes from the coding sequence GCAAGGCTGGCGCCTGTGGCTCAAGGAGCTGCGAGGTTGCCTGCCGGGTTGGTTGCGGCAAAGCGAACAGCCCGAGCAGGTCTATCACTGGCCATTGACTGAGCCTGTGATGGTCGTGCCCGACAACGTGCGCCAGGTACTGGAACTCCCGCCCTCGGCGGTGCTGGTGCAAAGCCTGCAACTACCACTGGCTGCGGCGCGCAACCTGACGACGGTGGTCGGTTATGAACTCGACCGCTTCACCCCGTTCGACGCCGACCAGCTGTACTTCGTCGCACGCCAGGAGCGCCGTACACCCACGCACCTCAAGGTGACACTGGTGGCGATCCTGCGCGAACGCCTTGACCAGATCCTGCTCGACTGCATCGCCCTTGGCCTGCAACCCCACCAAGTGGATGTGCAAGGCCTGGGCATCGACCTGCTGCCCGCACCGTTGCGCCCACGCCAACGCACCGCCGGCAAGGGCTTGCAGCGAAGCTTGCCGTGGTTGTGTGGCGCCTTGCTGATTGCTGCGATGCTGTTGTGGCTCAACGACCGCCAACGGGTGCTCGACGTGATGCACGCGCGTGTCCAACAGCAAAAGGCCGAGGTGACCGAGGTGCAGCGCCTGCGCCAGCAACTGCTCAACACGCGGGGCGCGGCGCAGTACCTGATCCGCCGCAAAACCGCGCAGCCACCCCTGGCGGCACTGCTCAATGAACTCACGCGCTGCCTGCCCGCCGACACCTGGATCGATCAATTGGAAATCACCGACGGCGCCGACGTGTCGTTCTCTGGGCAAAGCGCCAAGGCCAGTGCGCTGATTACGCGGATCAAGGCTTGCCACAGCCTGGAAAATGCACAGTTCGAAGGGGTGATCCAACCCGACGCGCAAACCGGCAAGGACCAGTTTTCCTTGCGCGCCCACTTGCACCAGGAGGCCGCCGATGCGCCGACCACTGACACCCCGTGA